AAACACTTATTACGCATTTCTATTAATCCTGCGGTGGCTTAATGCCTTTTTAACTCATATTGCTTAGATTTGCTATTAATGAAAAAGTTTGCCTATATACTATCGGTGGTGGGGGCATTTATAGCCCTGCAAAGCGGGTTGTATGCGCAAAACAAAAAATACACCCTTACAGGCACCATTTACGACTCGCTATCGGCCAGTCCGATTACCAAAGCACACGTGCTTATTTCGGGCACAAAATTCTCTGACAGTTCAAAAACCGACGGCACATTTAAGATTGACGACTTAGTGCCCGGCACTAACAACCTTATAGTTTCAGCAAAAGGCTACGACACAAGCATTGTGCGTTTTGAAATACGCAAAAACATGAAGCTGAATGTGAAGTTGATGCCGCGCCCTAAAGATACTGTTGCCGCTGCTCCCAAAAAGGACTCTGCGGCCAAGGCTGACAGTGTGAAGAAAAACCAACCTGC
The Bacteroidota bacterium DNA segment above includes these coding regions:
- a CDS encoding carboxypeptidase-like regulatory domain-containing protein, with amino-acid sequence MKKFAYILSVVGAFIALQSGLYAQNKKYTLTGTIYDSLSASPITKAHVLISGTKFSDSSKTDGTFKIDDLVPGTNNLIVSAKGYDTSIVRFEIRKNMKLNVKLMPRPKDTVAAAPKKDSAAKADSVKKNQPAPEKAEKKQKEKKKRQSLTDADKEQLRVLIEDVIFSKSIYFQRIKDKKKSVWLSGSFSIDTGYLYEFEAKFSKKPEGGFELLWLEFEMKGRNMNGPQ